From Nicotiana tabacum cultivar K326 chromosome 20, ASM71507v2, whole genome shotgun sequence, one genomic window encodes:
- the LOC107786992 gene encoding late blight resistance protein R1-A-like, with amino-acid sequence MFLDKDLSKIRHDFLEFRPSNIDDVSRDRLEFFLWELSFLDCFLSLQSFTFAGECGMLNFTQKMKEIWKKSMLVQQATQRIFFSDSDWEGSVDPNFDPFTSDVPTGIWKTKLEFQSKYSFAEVSSIPLPANKDDIPTPKFLLEFIDAVIENLNILVQIDDPRSLLFVPGPKGQIEEVLKELNLLRFFVCFVSNKCTEPAQSQHTFFTHVLIVSSHAAMVAWLYLPIHGKENQDVDPSAMNDLFSDLLQMKIRPIQPGIRKIYTDVLCALKSTIQPGWHPNIQNKHVTDSGFLEAAAHNLMKLPTVSNPSGTVSSNDQMSILQDMLSLIRANLIHLPILGLEFHCQDMDTVIVDAGLLIYSLYDSEGEKEGMTLEDLNQALGLDLPGNIQPVKVMIYLIIRKAVQSNLPRIHGLGYVDFFLSNLKEFQSRHSDSLATVVNQLQIIQKELESLQPFLKAVSQDQHNKLKIFQDCATQLISKVYEVEYVVDACISISKEVPHCCLQCWLLDIIKEISCIKAEMQELLNVVDDTMNTTTDHRSSQLVWTPKMKEQFVGFEDVRKELRDQLKKGNYQLDVISIVGMPGLGKTTLAKEIFYDESVIENFDIRAQCCVSQVYKRMDLLLEILHAIGESPSFSTAHDAADQLRRTLMRKRYLILVDDVWETSAWDDLRPCFYDAKNGSKIILTTRHIEVANYATCVSFPIHLRMFNDDESWKLLEDRVFGEERCSPSLEEVGRQIAKKCGGLPLSIVVVAGILAKMEKKEESWKQVATTLSSHIHGDTKAIVELSYQNLPYHLKPCFLYFGAFLEDRVIDVSSLTKLWTSEGFIKSCESKRLEDIAEGYLENLIGKNLVFVAKRSSDGKVEACRIHDVMLEFCKEKATEENLLLWIIRDQNANPSSNIYSHKQHVQRRLAFCEVDNLEEWSSSCSLIGSVLFRSDTDISARLPVPKPGFTISRILQNFKFLKVLDLEHCIVIDFFPTDLVHMRYFSAEIDQNSIPASIANLSNLETLVLKSRGQILLPVTLRRMVKLRHLHIAQYFTISNAEKPFDDDSLKFYDLRTLSQPYFSCVEDFELMLRKAPNIRELECKYKGICSFPFPVLEISTELETLHIIGEVVEFQHWYPVCISASNLKILKLSVFRLGHEHLSNIGQLQNLQVLELLAIEFDDEEWEVNDDEFPELKVLKLMFCQSLEEWDAVEYSFPKLERLSLRGLENLKEIPSCFVDIQFLQSIEVRECNESVVKSARFIQEFQFEDYQNAALKLSIYPYPGVYYDDDK; translated from the exons ATGTTTCTTGACAAAGATTTGTCAAAAATACGACATGACTTTCTCGAATTTCGACCCTCTAACATTGACGATGTTTCAAGGGATCGATTGGAGTTCTTTCTGTGGGAGTTAAGTTTCCTGGACTGTTTTCTCAGTCTGCAGAGCTTCACCTTCGCAGGTGAATGCGGCATGCTGAACTTCACAcagaaaatgaaagaaatttgGAAGAAATCCATGTTAGTACAACAGGCTACTCAACGAATTTTTTTCTCTGATTCTGACTGGGAGGGGTCTGTGGATCCAAATTTTGATCCCTTTACCTCCGACGTGCCAACAGGAATTTGGAAGACAAAGCTGGAATTCCAATCAAAATACTCCTTCGCCGAAGTATCATCAATACCACTTCCAGCCAACAAGGATGATATTCCTACCCCCAAATTTCTACTGGAATTCATTGATGCTGTTATAGAGAATCTCAATATTTTAGTGCAGATTGATGATCCTCGTTCGCTACTCTTTGTTCCGGGACCAAAGGGACAAATAGAGGAGGTtttgaaggagttgaatttgcTGAGGTTTTTTGTCTGCTTTGTTTCAAACAAATGCACAGAGCCAGCTCAAAGCCAACATACTTTCTTCACTCACGTTTTAATTGTATCTAGCCACGCAGCAATGGTTGCATGGTTGTATTTGCCAATCCATGGTAAGGAAAATCAAGACGTGGATCCAAGTGCAATGAATGATTTGTTTTCTGATCTCCTGCAAATGAAGATTAGGCCCATTCAGCCAGGTATTCGCAAAATTTATACAGATGTCCTGTGCGCTTTGAAGTCGACTATACAACCAGGTTGGCATCccaatattcaaaataaacatgTAACTGACAGTGGATTTTTGGAGGCTGCCGCACACAATTTGATGAAGCTACCCACTGTTAGTAATCCTAGTGGGACAGTTTCTTCAAATGATCAAATGTCAATCCTTCAGGATATGCTCAGCCTTATAAGAGCCAATCTCATCCATCTGCCAATACTAGGTCTTGAGTTTCATTGTCAAGATATGGACACTGTTATTGTTGATGCCGGCCTTCTAATTTACTCATTATATGATAGCGAGGGGGAGAAAGAAGGCATGACATTGGAGGATTTGAACCAAGCACTTGGTCTTGATCTTCCGGGAAACATTCAGCCTGTCAAAGTGATGATATACCTCATCATTCGTAAGGCGGTTCAATCTAACTTGCCGAGGATTCATGGACTAGGCtatgttgatttttttttaagcAACTTGAAGGAGTTCCAGAGCCGCCATTCAGATTCACTCGCTACTGTCGTGAACCAGCTTCAAataattcagaaggaacttgaGAGCTTGCAACCTTTTCTAAAGGCTGTTTCACAAGACCAACACAATAAGCTCAAGATATTTCAAGATTGTGCTACGCAGTTGATTAGCAAAGTGTATGAGGTGGAATACGTAGTTGATGCTTGTATAAGTATAAGCAAAGAAGTTCCTCATTGCTGTCTTCAGTGTTGGCTCCTCGATATCATAAAGGAGATTTCTTGTATTAAAGCAGAGATGCAAGAATTGTTGAATGTAGTAGATGATACCATGAATACTACCACTGATCATAGGTCATCACAATTAGTTTGGACTCCAAAGATGAAGGAACAATTTGTTGGTTTTGAAGACGTGAGGAAGGAATTGAGAGACCAACTAAAAAAGGGAAACTACCAACTGGATGTTATTTCTATTGTCGGTATGCCTGGCCTTGGTAAGACAACCTTGGCAAAAGAAATCTTTTATGATGAGTCGGTTATTGAAAACTTTGATATTCGTGCACAATGTTGTGTGTCTCAAGTATATAAACGAATGGATTTGCTACTGGAAATTCTACATGCTATTGGTGAGAGTCCTAGCTTCTCTACTGCACATGATGCAGCAGATCAGCTTCGGAGAACTTTAATGAGGAAAAGATATCTTATCCTTGTGGATGACGTGTGGGAAACTAGTGCgtgggatgatttaaggccttgCTTCTATGATGCCAAAAATGGAAGCAAAATCATTCTAACAACTAGACATATTGAAGTTGCCAATTATGCTACATGTGTTAGTTTTCCCATTCATCTTCGTATGTTTAACGATGACGAAAGCTGGAAATTACTAGAAGATAGAGTGTTTGGTGAAGAAAGGTGCTCCCCTTCCCTTGAAGAAGTTGGGAGACAAATAGCAAAAAAGTGCGGAGGGCTGCCTCTTTCGATTGTTGTGGTAGCTGGTATTCTGGCAAagatggagaagaaagaagagagcTGGAAACAAGTGGCTACGACTTTAAGTTCCCACATTCATGGTGATACAAAGGCCATTGTGGAACTAAGCTATCAGAATTTACCATATCATCTTAAgccttgtttcctttattttggAGCATTTTTAGAGGATAGAGTGATTGATGTTTCCAGTTTAACAAAGTTATGGACCTCAGAAGGATTTATAAAAAGTTGTGAAAGCAAGAGGTTGGAGGACATAGCCGAAGGTTACTTGGAGAATCTTATTGGAAAAAATCTAGTGTTCGTTGCTAAGAGGAGTTCAGATGGTAAGGTTGAAGCATGCCGCATTCATGATGTAATGCTCGAGTTCTGCAAGGAAAAAGCAACGGAGGAGAATCTTCTGCTGTGGATAATACG AGATCAAAATGCCAATCCTTCTTCCAACATTTACTCTCATAAGCAGCATGTGCAACGTCGCTTGGCTTTTTGTGAAGTGGATAATCTTGAAGAATGGAGTTCGTCTTGCTCACTTATTGGATCTGTACTTTTCAGGAGTGATACAGATATCTCTGCCCGTCTCCCCGTACCCAAACCCGGTTTCACGATTTCACGCATTTTACAGAATTTCAAGTTTCTAAAAGTATTGGATTTGGAGCACTGCATTGTTATTGATTTTTTTCCAACTGATCTAGTTCACATGAGATATTTCTCTGCAGAAATTGATCAGAATTCAATCCCGGCATCCATAGCCAATCTTTCGAATCTTGAAACTTTGGTATTAAAATCTAGGGGGCAAATACTGTTACCGGTAACACTTAGAAGGATGGTTAAATTGAGACACCTACATATTGCTCAGTACTTCACTATAAGTAATGCAGAGAAACCATTTGATGACGACTCCTTGAAGTTTTATGATTTGCGCACTCTTTCTCAGCCATACTTTTCTTGTGTCGAGGATTTTGAATTGATGTTGAGAAAAGCACCTAATATTCGGGAATTGGAATGCAAATATAAGGGTATTTGCAGCTTTCCATTCCCTGTATTGGAAATTTCAACAGAGCTTGAGACGCTACACATAATTGGTGAAGTCGTAGAATTCCAGCATTGGTATCCTGTATGCATCTCCGCATCAAATCTCAAAATATTGAAACTCTCCGTCTTTAGACTGGGCCATGAGCACTTGTCAAACATTGGTCAGCTTCAGAACCTTCAGGTGCTAGAACTGCTAGCCATTGAATTTGATGATGAAGAATGGGAAGTGAATGATGACGAGTTCCCTGAACTCAAAGTCTTAAAACTAATGTTTTGTCAGAGTCTTGAAGAATGGGATGCCGTTGAATACTCATTTCCTAAACTTGAACGCTTGTCTCTGCGTGGACTCGAGAATCTGAAAGAGATCCCTTCTTGTTTCGTAGACATCCAATTTTTACAGTCCATTGAGGTAAGGGAGTGCAACGAATCTGTTGTAAAGTCAGCCAGGTTTATCCAAGAATTCCAATTTGAAGATTATCAAAATGCTGCTCTCAAGCTCTCCATTTATCCATATCCAG GTGTTTATTATGATGATGATAAATGA